Proteins from a single region of Corynebacterium casei LMG S-19264:
- a CDS encoding HAD-IB family hydrolase yields MTSNPTPPGFPESPRDFLANWTASRGNLRNFVENTYLPPINDEAQRAAGEAAAGAAIEEVFGLDFDSFTKGVDSVSGSFDAAGSKHITAADPDIPIDSGAAAFFDVDNTLIQGSSLISFGLGLARKRFLTFKQIRTIVWKQLKFRISGKENAQDVDKGRELALDFFKDRSVDDMVALCEEIVDNSMARRAYPGTRELAQMHLDAGQQVWLVTATPVQLAQILAQRFGFTGALGTVAEVKDGKFTGRLVGDILHGPGKRHAVAALATIEQLDLARCTAYSDSANDVPMLSMVGTAVAINPDKKLRDYAEDNDWLIRDYRSVRRAVRAYGLPALLTAVFSLGSWRLILKRGTKGPKSTK; encoded by the coding sequence ATGACTTCTAACCCTACCCCTCCAGGCTTCCCGGAATCACCTCGTGATTTCCTGGCGAACTGGACGGCAAGCCGCGGCAACCTGCGCAATTTCGTTGAAAACACCTACCTGCCGCCCATCAATGATGAAGCTCAGCGCGCCGCCGGTGAAGCTGCTGCAGGAGCCGCGATTGAAGAAGTCTTCGGGCTAGATTTCGACTCTTTCACCAAAGGCGTGGATTCGGTTTCTGGTTCTTTTGACGCTGCTGGCAGCAAGCACATCACCGCAGCCGACCCTGATATCCCGATTGATTCTGGTGCGGCAGCATTCTTTGATGTTGATAACACCTTGATTCAGGGCTCTTCCCTGATTTCATTTGGACTGGGCCTGGCGCGCAAGCGCTTTCTGACCTTCAAACAGATCCGCACCATTGTGTGGAAGCAGTTAAAATTTCGAATCTCCGGCAAAGAAAACGCCCAAGACGTGGACAAAGGCCGCGAATTAGCCTTGGATTTTTTCAAAGACCGTTCCGTGGATGACATGGTGGCTTTGTGTGAAGAGATTGTGGATAATTCCATGGCCCGGCGCGCTTATCCTGGAACCCGGGAGTTGGCGCAGATGCACTTGGATGCCGGGCAACAGGTTTGGCTTGTCACCGCCACCCCGGTGCAGTTGGCGCAGATTCTTGCGCAGCGATTCGGCTTTACTGGCGCGCTCGGCACCGTCGCGGAGGTCAAAGACGGCAAGTTCACCGGCAGGCTCGTGGGCGATATCTTGCACGGCCCCGGCAAGCGCCATGCGGTTGCGGCTCTTGCCACCATTGAACAACTAGATCTAGCTCGCTGCACCGCTTATTCCGATTCTGCGAACGACGTCCCCATGCTGTCTATGGTTGGCACCGCCGTGGCGATTAATCCGGACAAGAAACTGCGTGACTACGCCGAGGACAACGACTGGCTCATCCGTGACTACCGTTCCGTTCGCCGGGCCGTCCGCGCCTATGGCCTTCCAGCCCTTCTCACTGCCGTCTTCTCACTCGGCAGCTGGCGCCTGATTCTCAAGCGTGGCACCAAGGGCCCAAAGAGTACTAAGTAG
- a CDS encoding glutaredoxin family protein, protein MLLKRRTAIHTVELMVRTTCGSCKRVHEQIKPVVADAGAKLVVRNVDHDKELAAEYGDRVPVVVVDSEEFSAWEVDNAELAAELAQ, encoded by the coding sequence ATGCTGTTGAAAAGGAGAACTGCCATCCACACCGTTGAATTGATGGTTCGCACCACGTGCGGATCGTGTAAACGCGTCCATGAACAAATCAAGCCAGTCGTCGCAGATGCTGGTGCCAAGCTTGTGGTGCGAAATGTTGACCATGACAAGGAGCTGGCTGCGGAATACGGTGACCGCGTTCCGGTTGTGGTGGTTGACAGTGAAGAATTTAGCGCCTGGGAAGTAGACAATGCCGAACTCGCTGCGGAGCTTGCACAGTAA
- a CDS encoding glutamyl-tRNA reductase — protein MSMLVVGMSHQSAPVALLERLSMDDTVRNDTCEVLTQKPSLSEAMIVSTCNRLEVYTVTNSFHTGVQDVVKVLAANSGVDEDELRGYLYVRYADAAAEHLLTVAAGLDSMVVGEQQIIGQVRTAYQHAAEQGAIGPRIHALAQSALHTGKRVHSETTIDEAGSSMVSFAFDQAMMGMGAVDLRGKTALILGAGAMSSLAATQAGRLGVDKLIIANRTFDRAERLVGHSIEAGVQAEAIDFADRAQVLADVDLAISATGAQDFTLAKDDIPAGHNLMMVDLSLPRDIDDAVMEHEGVTLINIERLSNSLEAADTEVAGGTDPQVAARKIVREELEAYSSAQRVREVVPAVAALRRRAADVVECELGRLQQKSPELTDEQIGDVSQALKRVVDKLLHEPTVRAKKLAANSGTVSHETALQELFGLQLEGSGVAVDVKELPENLDAQVSGKDV, from the coding sequence ATGAGCATGCTCGTTGTGGGAATGTCCCACCAGTCAGCCCCAGTGGCGCTGCTAGAACGACTCAGCATGGATGACACGGTTCGTAATGACACTTGTGAGGTTTTGACTCAGAAGCCGTCATTGTCTGAGGCGATGATCGTGTCCACTTGTAACCGCCTTGAGGTTTATACCGTCACTAATTCTTTCCACACTGGTGTCCAGGATGTGGTGAAGGTATTGGCTGCCAATTCAGGTGTGGATGAGGATGAGCTGCGCGGTTATTTGTACGTGCGCTATGCCGATGCCGCGGCGGAGCATTTGCTTACCGTTGCAGCGGGCTTGGATTCCATGGTGGTGGGTGAGCAGCAGATTATTGGTCAGGTTCGCACGGCCTACCAGCACGCGGCGGAGCAGGGCGCGATTGGTCCGCGCATTCACGCCTTGGCGCAGTCGGCGTTGCACACTGGCAAGCGCGTGCATTCTGAAACAACAATTGATGAGGCCGGATCTTCGATGGTCTCTTTCGCTTTTGACCAGGCCATGATGGGTATGGGGGCAGTGGATCTACGCGGTAAGACGGCGTTGATTCTCGGCGCGGGTGCTATGTCTTCGCTGGCAGCAACGCAGGCAGGTCGTTTGGGCGTGGATAAGTTGATCATTGCTAATCGCACGTTTGATCGTGCGGAGCGTTTGGTGGGACATTCCATCGAGGCGGGTGTGCAGGCAGAGGCGATTGACTTCGCGGACCGCGCGCAGGTGCTTGCCGATGTCGATTTGGCCATTTCCGCCACTGGCGCCCAAGACTTCACTCTGGCTAAGGACGATATTCCAGCGGGCCACAATTTGATGATGGTGGACTTGTCTTTGCCACGCGATATTGATGATGCCGTGATGGAGCATGAGGGCGTGACGCTGATCAATATTGAGCGCCTCAGCAACTCTTTGGAAGCAGCAGATACCGAGGTCGCGGGCGGTACAGATCCGCAGGTTGCAGCGCGAAAGATTGTGCGCGAAGAGTTGGAGGCTTATAGCTCCGCGCAGCGTGTGCGAGAGGTTGTGCCAGCGGTAGCGGCTTTGCGCCGTCGCGCAGCAGACGTCGTCGAGTGCGAGTTGGGCAGGTTGCAGCAAAAGTCGCCAGAGCTTACCGATGAACAAATTGGGGACGTTTCCCAAGCGCTCAAGCGCGTGGTGGACAAGTTGCTGCATGAGCCAACTGTTCGCGCGAAGAAGCTGGCTGCGAACTCCGGTACAGTCAGCCATGAAACCGCACTGCAAGAACTCTTTGGCCTGCAGCTTGAAGGTTCCGGCGTTGCCGTTGATGTCAAAGAATTACCAGAAAATCTTGATGCTCAGGTATCAGGAAAGGATGTATAG
- the hemC gene encoding hydroxymethylbilane synthase, producing MKKIGTRGSKLATTQAGHVRDWITANGTPSELHIVTTAGDVNMAPVERIGVGVFTHALREALHERECDIAVHSFKDLPTAPDERFHLIVPTREDNREALIARDGLTLEQLPKGAKVGTSAPRRVSQLKALRPDLDIRPLRGNIETRMSYVTDGELDAVMLAYAGLVRAGYADRATEVFSPDVIMPAPAQGALAVEVNASDAELVNAVNSVSDAKAGLQAAGERAILRRLEAGCTAPVAATSVIDGDMITVHGGVFALDGSKQMVAAETGPLENAYDLGVKVAESLLEQGASEILDAS from the coding sequence CTGAAAAAGATTGGCACCCGTGGCTCCAAGCTGGCAACAACGCAGGCTGGGCATGTGCGGGACTGGATTACGGCGAATGGCACTCCTAGTGAACTGCACATTGTGACTACTGCGGGTGACGTCAACATGGCGCCCGTTGAGCGCATTGGTGTGGGTGTGTTCACCCATGCCCTGCGCGAGGCGCTGCATGAGCGCGAATGCGATATCGCGGTGCATTCTTTCAAGGACCTTCCCACGGCGCCGGATGAGCGTTTCCACCTTATCGTGCCAACGCGTGAAGATAACCGTGAGGCGCTTATCGCACGTGACGGCCTCACGCTTGAGCAGCTGCCAAAGGGGGCCAAGGTAGGTACCTCTGCACCACGTCGTGTGTCCCAGCTCAAGGCGTTGCGCCCGGATCTGGATATCCGCCCGCTGCGCGGCAACATTGAAACTCGCATGTCTTATGTCACCGACGGCGAACTAGACGCTGTCATGTTGGCTTATGCCGGACTAGTCCGCGCAGGTTATGCCGACCGCGCCACTGAGGTATTCTCCCCGGATGTCATCATGCCTGCCCCAGCGCAGGGCGCGTTGGCTGTGGAGGTCAATGCTTCCGATGCCGAGCTGGTCAACGCAGTGAACTCAGTATCTGATGCCAAGGCAGGGCTGCAAGCTGCTGGTGAGCGCGCAATCTTGCGCCGTCTCGAAGCAGGATGCACCGCGCCAGTGGCAGCGACATCGGTCATCGATGGTGACATGATCACCGTCCACGGCGGGGTCTTCGCACTCGACGGCTCCAAGCAGATGGTTGCCGCTGAGACCGGTCCGCTGGAAAACGCGTATGACCTGGGAGTCAAGGTCGCAGAATCTCTCCTCGAGCAGGGGGCAAGCGAAATCCTCGACGCTAGCTAA
- a CDS encoding bifunctional uroporphyrinogen-III C-methyltransferase/uroporphyrinogen-III synthase has protein sequence MSNAVPQLGKVIFVGAGPGNPELLTVRAREVLAHNAIAIVDSEVLNGVRDIVGCALPVPEDKLKAYEAHYEELVAEAKAQGARRKPPRPVAPTAADLREATPTNGESGVAANVEAVTKGLEEAQAFAVEHHHPESLDVIRLVAGNPLNRESIKAEINAVAAAGLEFQVVPGMSLPSTVPSFAGLALGSTYTEADVTDGEVDWDRLAQAAQPLVLQATAEHLPLISQELLSRGLPADTEAFVTVHGTTRLQRTYETNLGTIGKLNAELAGPLVITLGRSFDDRNKYSWWENRSLYGWRVLVPRPKDQAAPMSARLASYGAIPQSVPTISVEPPRNPAQMDRAIKGIVEGRYKWIVFTSVNAVTAVWDKIADFGLDARDFAGVNLAAVGEKTADAIREKGMQPEVLPKPNRQNAEGLVDVFPNFVEDIDAVGRVLLPRADIAGEALVTGLEGLGWEVDDVVAYRTVRAAPPSSEVRDMIKSGGFDAVAFTSGSTVRNLVGIAGKPHQRTIIACIGPSTKAAAEEMGLRVDVMPEVADVPSLVDALADHVAALRASGNLPAPRKKRRARKKTVKVEG, from the coding sequence ATGAGCAATGCCGTGCCCCAGCTTGGCAAAGTTATCTTCGTTGGCGCAGGCCCAGGAAACCCTGAGTTACTGACCGTACGTGCCCGTGAAGTACTAGCCCATAACGCGATCGCGATCGTAGATTCTGAGGTTTTAAACGGTGTTCGGGACATAGTTGGCTGCGCTCTTCCAGTTCCGGAAGACAAGCTCAAAGCATATGAAGCTCACTATGAAGAGCTTGTTGCAGAAGCCAAGGCACAAGGCGCGCGTCGTAAGCCGCCACGTCCAGTGGCGCCAACCGCAGCGGATTTGCGCGAAGCAACCCCCACCAATGGGGAATCTGGCGTAGCTGCCAATGTAGAGGCTGTCACCAAGGGACTGGAAGAAGCGCAGGCCTTTGCCGTGGAGCATCACCACCCAGAATCCCTGGATGTCATCCGCCTCGTTGCCGGAAACCCACTCAACCGTGAATCGATTAAGGCAGAGATCAACGCAGTGGCAGCAGCTGGCTTGGAATTCCAGGTCGTGCCAGGCATGTCTTTGCCATCCACCGTGCCTTCCTTCGCTGGTCTGGCCTTGGGTTCTACCTACACCGAAGCAGATGTCACCGACGGCGAAGTTGACTGGGACCGCCTTGCACAGGCGGCACAGCCACTTGTGCTACAGGCAACCGCTGAGCATCTTCCACTGATTTCTCAAGAGCTGCTGTCTCGTGGTCTACCAGCTGATACGGAAGCGTTTGTGACCGTGCACGGTACTACCCGTTTGCAGCGTACGTATGAGACGAACTTGGGGACCATCGGCAAGCTGAATGCGGAACTGGCTGGCCCGTTGGTCATTACTTTGGGCCGCAGCTTTGACGACCGCAACAAGTACTCCTGGTGGGAGAACCGTTCCCTTTACGGCTGGCGTGTGCTGGTGCCACGTCCAAAGGACCAGGCTGCGCCCATGTCAGCGCGTCTGGCATCCTACGGTGCCATCCCGCAATCCGTGCCCACCATTTCTGTGGAGCCACCACGCAACCCAGCGCAGATGGACCGCGCTATCAAGGGCATCGTGGAAGGCCGCTACAAGTGGATTGTTTTCACCTCCGTCAACGCCGTGACCGCGGTGTGGGACAAAATTGCTGACTTCGGCCTCGACGCGCGTGACTTCGCTGGCGTCAACCTTGCCGCCGTAGGGGAGAAGACCGCCGACGCCATCCGCGAAAAAGGCATGCAGCCTGAGGTGCTACCAAAGCCAAACCGCCAAAACGCTGAGGGCCTGGTTGACGTTTTCCCGAACTTCGTTGAAGACATCGACGCCGTTGGCCGCGTGCTTTTGCCACGCGCTGATATCGCCGGCGAAGCACTCGTTACCGGCCTGGAAGGTCTGGGCTGGGAAGTTGATGACGTTGTTGCTTACCGCACCGTGCGCGCGGCACCACCATCATCTGAAGTTCGCGACATGATTAAATCCGGTGGCTTCGACGCCGTGGCGTTTACCTCCGGCTCGACCGTCCGCAACCTGGTTGGCATTGCCGGTAAACCACACCAGCGCACCATCATCGCCTGCATTGGCCCATCCACCAAGGCTGCTGCCGAAGAGATGGGTCTGCGCGTTGACGTCATGCCAGAAGTCGCCGATGTTCCATCACTCGTTGATGCCCTCGCCGACCACGTCGCAGCCCTGCGCGCCTCCGGCAACCTGCCCGCACCCCGCAAGAAACGCCGCGCACGCAAGAAGACCGTTAAAGTCGAAGGTTAA
- the hemB gene encoding porphobilinogen synthase has translation MSNFLHRRPRRLRQNPAMREVVAETQLSPRDFILPMFFADGIDAPREISSMPGVYQHTEESLVQAVREAYEAGVRCVDLFGVPRDEDKDAQGSPAWDPEGVLNRALRLLRKEFGNDMLIMADTCLDEFTDHGHCGVLDEEGRVDNDATVELYVAMAIAQARAGAHIVSPSGMMDGQIGAIREGLDAAGFQDVAIVAYSAKYASAFFGPFREAVGSSLEGDRRTYQQDPSNYRESMLEVDMDIDEGADFVMVKPALPYLDVLSGVAERSPVPVAAYQVSGEYAMIKAAGANGWVDEKAVMMESLISIKRAGADQIFTYFATEAARILAKKA, from the coding sequence GTGAGCAATTTTCTACATCGTCGTCCACGTCGTTTGCGCCAAAACCCTGCAATGCGGGAAGTGGTAGCGGAAACCCAGCTTTCACCGCGGGACTTCATTCTTCCGATGTTCTTCGCGGATGGAATCGATGCACCACGTGAGATTTCCTCCATGCCTGGTGTCTACCAGCACACCGAAGAATCCCTCGTGCAAGCAGTGCGAGAAGCTTATGAAGCTGGCGTGCGATGCGTGGACCTTTTCGGCGTACCGCGTGATGAAGACAAAGATGCGCAAGGTTCACCAGCGTGGGACCCAGAAGGTGTCCTCAACCGCGCATTGCGCCTGCTGCGTAAGGAATTCGGCAATGACATGCTGATCATGGCTGATACCTGCCTAGACGAATTCACCGACCACGGTCACTGCGGCGTGCTCGATGAAGAAGGTCGCGTGGACAATGACGCCACCGTGGAACTGTATGTAGCTATGGCCATTGCGCAGGCACGCGCCGGCGCACACATCGTCTCACCGTCCGGCATGATGGACGGCCAGATTGGTGCCATCCGTGAAGGCTTGGACGCAGCAGGATTCCAGGACGTTGCCATCGTGGCTTACTCGGCGAAGTACGCCTCTGCTTTCTTCGGCCCATTCCGCGAAGCAGTCGGTTCTTCCCTCGAAGGCGACCGCCGTACCTACCAGCAGGACCCATCGAACTACCGTGAATCAATGCTGGAAGTAGACATGGATATTGACGAAGGCGCAGACTTCGTCATGGTCAAACCAGCGTTGCCATACCTAGACGTACTGTCCGGCGTGGCGGAGCGTTCCCCAGTCCCAGTTGCGGCTTATCAGGTCTCTGGTGAGTACGCGATGATAAAGGCTGCAGGCGCTAATGGCTGGGTTGATGAAAAGGCAGTTATGATGGAGTCTTTAATCTCCATTAAGCGCGCAGGCGCTGATCAAATTTTCACCTACTTCGCTACCGAAGCCGCCCGTATTCTGGCGAAGAAGGCTTAA
- the hemE gene encoding uroporphyrinogen decarboxylase, whose translation MSKRNLTNAPLLDAAAGKTPSRPAVWFMRQAGRSLPEYRQVREGISMLDSCFMPELLAEITLQPVRRHDVDAAILFSDIVVPLKAAGVGVDIVAGRGPVMDKAVTTREDVKNFPILDNDVPEVAEGIKIIIDELTDKQSLIGFVGAPFTLASYLIEGGPSKNHEKTKALMHSEPETWHALMERLVPTITNFLDVQVEAGIDAMQLFDSWAGYLNREDYRNFVLPYSTQILKHVEGVVPRIHFGVGTGELLPAMAEAGSEVMGVDYRVRMDEAAERIHAAHGAHALQGNLDPALLFAGDDAVRGAVRNIRDQVSAAQAAGHATGHIWNLGHGVLPTTEAEAITRAVSIIHEEG comes from the coding sequence ATGTCGAAACGTAATCTGACCAATGCTCCCTTGCTTGATGCTGCTGCTGGAAAGACCCCATCGCGCCCAGCAGTGTGGTTTATGCGCCAAGCCGGCCGCTCGTTGCCGGAATACCGTCAAGTGCGCGAGGGCATTTCGATGCTGGATTCGTGCTTCATGCCAGAACTCCTCGCTGAAATCACCCTGCAGCCAGTACGTCGCCACGATGTTGATGCGGCAATCTTGTTCTCCGATATCGTAGTCCCACTCAAAGCTGCCGGTGTCGGAGTAGATATCGTTGCTGGCCGTGGCCCAGTCATGGATAAGGCTGTCACCACCCGCGAGGACGTCAAGAACTTCCCAATCCTGGACAATGACGTGCCGGAGGTTGCCGAAGGTATCAAGATCATCATTGATGAGCTCACCGACAAGCAGTCTCTAATCGGTTTTGTCGGCGCACCATTTACCTTGGCTTCCTACTTGATTGAGGGCGGTCCTTCGAAGAACCATGAAAAGACCAAGGCTTTGATGCACTCCGAGCCTGAAACCTGGCATGCCCTGATGGAACGCCTGGTGCCAACGATTACCAACTTCCTGGACGTACAGGTTGAAGCGGGTATTGATGCGATGCAGCTTTTTGACTCCTGGGCGGGATACCTCAACCGCGAGGACTACCGTAACTTTGTACTGCCGTACTCCACGCAGATTCTGAAGCATGTTGAAGGTGTAGTGCCGCGTATCCACTTTGGAGTGGGAACCGGTGAACTGCTGCCGGCCATGGCTGAAGCAGGCTCTGAAGTCATGGGCGTGGATTACCGCGTGCGCATGGACGAGGCTGCGGAGCGAATCCACGCGGCACACGGCGCGCATGCACTGCAGGGTAACTTGGATCCAGCATTACTCTTTGCTGGTGATGACGCCGTTCGCGGCGCCGTCCGCAACATCCGTGACCAGGTTTCGGCGGCGCAAGCTGCAGGCCACGCCACTGGACATATTTGGAACCTTGGCCACGGCGTCTTGCCAACCACTGAGGCTGAAGCAATCACGCGTGCAGTATCAATCATTCACGAGGAGGGCTAA
- a CDS encoding protoporphyrinogen oxidase, producing the protein MRIAIVGAGLAGLTAAYELREVAAAEDSQVDVFEASDRIGGKLFTVPFNDGPVDLGAEAFLARREDAVEFFTELGLADSLVEPSGKSSLVYSGGELQNLPRGGVMGIPSTSAPIAHLVSEETARKIDAEADTAAINWTVGEDRSIGKLVRERYGDEVVDRVVSSLLGGVYSCLADDLGIRATVPQLAEALDALAEAGERVTLSGAVSKIEQSRPAPGGGEAKPVFNAFAGGYAELYETLAEKSGADIHLDTFVSGITFDAKNSTYTIAGQGVPGDAEPYDRVIVATPAPTTARLLSKAAPEAAEALKPVKLASSAIVGFKFDSDAGLPDSSGLLIAADQPGVHAKAFTFSSKKWPHIKNRIGDGAVIRASFGRFGDDSLAREDEDTLVDYALDDLLAITGFDAREAGVSEIYTQRWFGGLPRFDENHLATVATVREKLTAQPGLDVTGAWAGGVGVPAVVADARAAAKRVREG; encoded by the coding sequence ATGAGAATTGCCATTGTTGGCGCAGGTCTAGCGGGACTTACCGCTGCTTATGAGCTTCGTGAGGTAGCAGCAGCTGAGGATTCCCAGGTGGATGTCTTTGAAGCTTCTGACCGGATCGGCGGCAAGCTGTTCACAGTGCCGTTTAATGATGGCCCCGTCGACCTTGGTGCGGAAGCTTTCCTGGCCCGGCGTGAAGATGCCGTGGAATTCTTTACTGAACTCGGCCTGGCTGATTCTCTCGTTGAACCATCCGGTAAATCCTCGCTGGTGTACTCCGGCGGTGAATTACAGAATCTGCCGCGCGGTGGCGTGATGGGTATTCCATCTACCTCTGCACCGATTGCGCACCTGGTCAGCGAAGAAACCGCGCGCAAGATTGATGCTGAGGCCGATACCGCGGCGATTAATTGGACGGTCGGAGAAGACCGCAGTATCGGCAAACTAGTGCGTGAGCGCTACGGCGATGAAGTTGTGGACCGTGTCGTCTCTTCACTGCTCGGCGGTGTCTACTCCTGCTTGGCTGATGACTTGGGTATCCGCGCGACTGTCCCACAGTTGGCAGAAGCACTGGACGCCCTGGCTGAAGCAGGGGAGAGGGTCACCTTGTCTGGTGCAGTTTCCAAGATTGAACAGTCCCGTCCGGCGCCTGGTGGTGGTGAGGCCAAGCCAGTCTTTAATGCTTTCGCTGGTGGCTATGCGGAGCTATATGAAACCCTGGCGGAGAAATCCGGTGCGGATATCCACCTCGATACTTTCGTTTCAGGCATTACCTTTGACGCTAAGAACTCCACCTACACTATCGCCGGCCAAGGAGTTCCGGGTGATGCTGAACCTTATGACCGCGTGATTGTGGCAACCCCCGCGCCAACCACCGCGCGCTTGCTGTCCAAGGCAGCGCCGGAAGCCGCGGAAGCGCTCAAGCCAGTGAAGCTGGCAAGCTCTGCGATTGTTGGATTCAAGTTTGATTCTGATGCTGGCTTGCCGGATTCTTCCGGGCTGCTCATCGCAGCGGACCAGCCGGGCGTACACGCGAAGGCGTTTACGTTTAGCTCGAAGAAGTGGCCGCACATCAAAAACCGTATTGGTGATGGCGCTGTCATTCGCGCAAGCTTCGGACGCTTCGGCGATGATTCCCTGGCGCGTGAGGATGAAGACACCCTGGTGGATTACGCCCTTGATGACCTGCTGGCAATCACCGGTTTTGATGCCCGGGAAGCAGGCGTGAGTGAAATCTACACCCAGCGCTGGTTTGGCGGCCTGCCACGCTTTGACGAAAACCACCTCGCCACCGTAGCAACGGTTCGTGAGAAACTCACCGCACAACCGGGCCTGGACGTCACCGGCGCCTGGGCCGGCGGCGTTGGCGTTCCTGCCGTTGTGGCAGACGCACGCGCTGCGGCTAAGCGCGTCCGCGAAGGCTAG
- a CDS encoding NAD(P)-dependent oxidoreductase, whose translation MKIAFLGTGRMGSELARYVIKSHDVTVWNRTAERAQPLVDEGATLADSPAAAVEGAEVIITSLFGPDDIREVVIGQDLIPAGITWIDTTTVSPEAAREFADAVESYVHAPVVGSLIPARNGELGVYVGTPDDARREVALDIARPWAGENKLIGVDSAAKAATGKLLANLALSVTAQGVLEALNLGESEGLAQEEVLKMLDITGLAFMKNMKAPFILGERDTAPGDFTVDALCKDSKLMVDTADQELPAVQAAIKNFERQQELGHGDEDFSSIFVYRKD comes from the coding sequence ATGAAGATTGCATTTTTAGGTACTGGACGCATGGGCTCTGAACTGGCGCGTTATGTCATAAAATCGCACGACGTCACCGTATGGAACCGCACGGCTGAGCGCGCGCAGCCCTTGGTGGATGAGGGCGCAACTTTGGCGGACTCTCCTGCCGCGGCGGTTGAGGGTGCTGAAGTAATCATCACTTCTCTGTTCGGCCCGGATGATATCCGCGAGGTTGTTATTGGCCAAGATCTGATTCCTGCTGGCATTACCTGGATTGATACCACTACTGTTTCCCCGGAAGCCGCACGCGAATTCGCCGATGCTGTGGAATCTTATGTCCACGCCCCAGTTGTAGGTTCTTTGATTCCGGCGCGTAATGGCGAGCTCGGCGTTTATGTGGGCACCCCGGATGATGCCCGCCGCGAGGTAGCTCTTGATATCGCCCGCCCCTGGGCTGGTGAGAACAAGCTAATCGGTGTGGATTCTGCCGCCAAGGCCGCCACCGGCAAGCTTCTGGCCAACCTGGCTTTGTCCGTTACCGCACAGGGCGTTCTGGAAGCACTTAACCTCGGCGAATCCGAAGGCTTAGCTCAGGAAGAAGTCCTAAAGATGCTGGACATCACCGGCCTGGCGTTTATGAAGAACATGAAAGCCCCATTCATTCTTGGTGAGCGTGACACAGCCCCTGGTGATTTCACCGTGGACGCGCTGTGCAAAGACTCCAAGCTGATGGTGGACACCGCTGACCAAGAGCTGCCAGCCGTGCAAGCCGCCATTAAGAACTTTGAACGCCAGCAAGAACTCGGCCACGGCGATGAGGACTTCTCCTCCATCTTCGTCTACCGCAAAGACTAG
- a CDS encoding DMT family transporter, with amino-acid sequence MAWIILVLSGAFESVWAIALSRSEGFTRLWPSVTFFVAVVISMGGLAWAMKSLPVGTAYAVWVGVGASITIIYSFATGQEAVTTLKLVFLLMIIAGLIGLRVVN; translated from the coding sequence ATGGCATGGATCATTCTTGTTCTCTCCGGCGCATTCGAATCCGTCTGGGCAATCGCTCTTTCTAGGTCAGAAGGCTTTACGCGCCTGTGGCCGTCAGTGACCTTCTTCGTGGCGGTCGTCATTTCCATGGGTGGGCTGGCCTGGGCTATGAAGTCCTTACCAGTGGGTACCGCTTATGCCGTGTGGGTTGGTGTGGGCGCATCTATTACCATCATTTACTCCTTCGCCACCGGCCAAGAAGCCGTAACTACGCTCAAACTTGTGTTCCTGCTCATGATCATCGCCGGCCTTATTGGCCTGCGCGTGGTCAATTAA